A window of Brachyhypopomus gauderio isolate BG-103 unplaced genomic scaffold, BGAUD_0.2 sc54, whole genome shotgun sequence genomic DNA:
tgtgtgtgcaggatctGGTTCTGTGTATGCAGAAGCGGACCTACAGGGAGCTGGTTGAACAAGATATCCAACCAGCACGCTTCCATGTCGCCTTTGGACCAGTAATCGATGGTGACCTCATCCCAGATGATCCGGAAGTGCTCATGGAGCAGGGGGAGTTCCTCAACTATGACATCATGCTGGGTGTCAACCAGGGTGAGGGGCTGCGctttgtggagggtgtggtcgAGCCAGAAGAGGGCGGGGTTTCAGGCTCAGATTTTGACTTTGCCGTGTCTGACTTCGTGGACGGTCTCTACGGTTACCCGGAAGGGAAGGACACCCTGAGGGAGACGATTAAGTTCATGTACACGGACTGGGCGGACCGAGACAACCCCGAGACCCGCCGCAAGACGCTCGTCGCCATGTTCACCGACCACCAGTGGGTGGAGCCAGCCATGGTCACGGCGGACCTGCACGCTCGCTACGGCTCCCCCACCTTCTTCTACGCCTTCTACCACCACTGCCAGAGCGCCATGAAGCCCGCCTGGGCTGACTCCGCCCACGGCGACGAGATCCCCTACGTGTTCGGAGTTCCGCTGATCGGGCCTACCGAACTCTTCCCGTGTAACTTCTCACGCAATGACATCATGCTGAGTGCCGTCGTCATGACATACTGGACCAACTTCGCAAAGACCGGGTAATTAACGAGACCTAAACACACCGCACCACAGACAGACCGGGTAATTAACGAGACCTAAACACACCGCACCACAGACAGACTGGGTAATTAACGAGACCTAAACACACCGCACCACAGACAGACTGGGTAATTAACGAGACCTAAACACACCGCACCACAGACAGACCGGGTAATTAATGAGACCTAAACACACCGCACCACAGACAGACTAGTAATTAACGAGACCTAAACACACCGCACCACAGACAGACTGGGTAATTTACGAAACCTAAACACACTGCACCACAGACAAACCGGGTAATTAACAAGACCTAAACACACCGCACCACAGACAGACTGGGTAATTAACGAAACCTAAACACACCGCACCACAGACAGCACGttacacacagctacacagtCATCGCTAACaaaagcacacatgcacacaccgaTATCGAATATTTTTATGGTTTtacgtttttttttgtgtgtttaacTATTCAGACTAAGAGCAGTTTCACTGCTATAAAAAGCAGATGTGGTCTGTATAAATGACCTGAAATAATCCAAATAGGTCACAGGAAGacagggagagggtgtgtgtgtgtgtgtgtgtgtgtgtgtgtgtgtgtgtgtgtgtgtgtgtgtgtgtgtgtgtgtgtgtgtgtgcatttagaTTTAAATGTATTCTGATGTGAAGATGCACTGTAGTGTCTATTCTGTAAAATTCTGTCAATTTGTCTCATCTCTTTGTCTCTTTGCGTCCCCGTCCTCTCCCTGTCCTCCCCCCGTCCTCTCCCTGTCCTCTCCGTGGCCACAGAGACCCGAATAAGCCCGTCCCTCAGGACACCAAGTTCATCCATACGAAGGCGAACCGTTTTGAGGAGGTGTCCTGGTCCAAATACAGCCCTCACGACCAGCTGTACCTGCACATCGGCCTGAAGCCCCGTGTGCGCGACCATTACCGCGCCACTAAGGTGGCCTTCTGGAAGCACCTGGTGCCTCACCTGTACAACCTGCACGACATCTTTCAGTACACGTCCACCACCACCCGCGTGccaccctcccacaccaccaGCAGCCCGCGGGGGGCCACGGCCCGGCCCGCACGCACGCCCGGCAAGCGTCCGCCCCAGTCCACGGCCCACAGCGGCCCGCTGGTGGTGGCCAACCCGCGCGACTACTCCACCGAGCTGAGCGTCACCATCGCCGTGGGCgcgtctctcctcttcctcaacgTGCTGGCCTTCGCCGCCCTCTACTACCGCAAGGACAAGCGCAGTCGTCAGGACACGCCCCCTCAGCCCGCCCCCCAGCGCCAGGCCCCGCCCAACGACCTCAGCTACACGCCCACCTCCGCCGGGGGCGGGGAGAAAGACGAAGGATCCCTGTGCGACCCGCTGCGGTTGACACCCGCCTCGTCGCCGCGGGACTACACCCTGACCCTACGACGCTCCCCCGACGACATCCCGCTCATGACCCCCAACTCCATTTCCATGACGCCCAGCAGCGTCGCCATGACGCCCAACAGTGTCACCATGACTCCAAACACCATCACAATGTCTCCGAGCTCACTGATGGGCTATCCCAGCATGCACCCTTATAACACCTTCACACATGGATACAACCACACTGGGctgcctcactcacactcaactaCCAGGGTATAACACACTGTGCCCAACTGCCCCAAACCTGTTCCAGCCAGTTTCATCACGTTCAAACACACGTAGCCTAGACTACAGCCCAACGCTGTCCACACCTCTGTAGTGTACCAACACTGCTATGTCTTACATGggaaaaagaaatacaaaaaagagttagagttaacCTATACAACCAATAACAGCTCAGTcagccttcacacacacacacacacacacacacactcacgtgctAACCTGTTTATAGTTTTTCCAGTGCAGAATGAGCGTGTGAATCGGGTGCCTGGTGTTCGTGTGGAGGCAGTCTTCTTCGGACGGTGGCTTACAGTGTAGTCAGCTCTGCTTCAGCTCAGACTAACACGACCCTCATCAAGACGGAGATGCAATAGCATACAGATCACTGAATGTAACAGATGTCCGTTAGTCATGGGAGACGTATTCTTACGCTGTGACGTGTTTGTGGAGCTACTAGAATACATACCAGGCATCTGTTTTTGTAATGTTTTATGAATCTTTGAATTTCTTCCTGATTCTTATGTCTCAGAATCCTAAGATGCTATTTTCTCTAACACTTGATAACATAGTTAACGAGACACTTTGCTAACAGCCCGGATGGCTTCCTGCAGCCTCTCGTCAGAAAGCCTTTTGTTTCTGTCGTTAAGAGAAGAGACACTCCTGCACCCCAAGGCTGACCTTCAGGACTGGACAGGAAATAAACGGGACTGACCACCCAATGAGGGTGAAACCCACAACTGTGGGCCTCTTTATCCCACAGCGATTCATGGAGAGTGATTCACTGAgagtgattggtggagagtgaTTCACTGAgagtgattggtggagagtgaCTCACTCAGAGTGCATGGTGGAGAGTGATTCACTGAgagtgattggtggagagtgcTCCATCAATCAAAACCAGGGGAATAGTTCAGACCAGAGAAGGTGAGCACACAGGAGCTCATTTGCCAAGGCAGCTGCCCTCTCTGTGATCCCAGGGCAGGCCGGtcagctccacctcctccacccgctgCACCTGTGTGTGACCAGACGTCTTTACCGCTTCCTCCACCTTTCACACTGGACAGAACACTTGGgagattttttaattattatttgtaTATTCTAAAGGCAACCAATTGTCACTGgaatgtttgtgtttgctgGCAAGGTACACTGTGGTTTTAACAGGGGTACGGGGTAAAGTTAAGCCCACCAGTATAAAACCAGTCACACCTAGAGTTAAACCCACCAGTATAAAACCAGTCACACCTAGAGCTAAACCCACCAGTATTAAACCAGTTACACCTAGAGCTAAACCCACCAGTATAAAACCAGTCACACCTAGAGTTAAACCCACCAGTATAAAACCAGTCACACCTAGAGCTAAACCCACCAGTATAAAACCAATCACACCTAGATGTAAACCCACCAGTATTAAACCAGTTACACCTAGAGCTAAACCCACCAGTATAAAACCAGTCACACCTAGAGCTAAACCCACCAGTATAAAACCAATCACACCTAGAGCTAAACCCACCAGTATAAAACCAATCACACCTAGAGTTAAACCCACCAGTATAAAACCAGTCACACCTAGAGCTAAAACCACCAGTATTAAACCAGTCACACCTAGAGCTAAACCCACCAGTACAAAACCAGTCACACCTAGAGCTAAACCCACCAGTATTAAACCAATCACACCTAGAGCTAAACCCACCAGTATTAAACCAATCACACCTAGAGCTAAACCCACCAGTATTAAACCAGTCACACCTAGAGCTAAACCCACCAGTATAAAACCAGTCACACCTAGAGCTAAACCCACCAGTATTAAACCAGTCACACCTGGAGCTAAACCCACCAGTATTAAACCAGTCACACCTAGAGCTAAACCCACCAGTATAAAACCAGTCACACCTGGAGCTAAACCCACCAGTATTAAACCAGTGTCACCAGAAGTGAACCAGCGCTGTGATAAACCAGGAAAGTGCAGGTCTCACCTTGTTGCTTGTATCCCCACATCTCTTTCAGACCAATCTGATCTTCCTCTGCTGGGAAGATCAGCCTCACAGAGATTATAATCTCACGCTCACGTGAGTGGGACCCTGTACTCCCGCCATACCGGTTCTGTTTCTTCTCTCAGTGTAACATCCAGAGAGGTGGTTTGTTTCAGATGGTCCACACGTGGTGGATTATGGACTGACATCAGAACCAGGATACAGAAGAAGAGGACAGAGACATTTCTCATTGGCTCCCTGCAATGCCTCCAGTGGACTGGGGGAGGCGCTGTGAGATCAAACTAAGACTTCAAACCTTCAGTGTATAGACAATCACTGAAAAACTGAGATTCTGGGCTCCAGAACTTTGTGAACAAGAGCCGCCTAAACTATTAACTCACAAATAAGATGGTGTAATAAGAGAGTAATAACACATGTAATAGGAGTAATAACTATGTTTGTACAGTCTTAAGTATTAGATAACCTATATTAACTCTGTGTACAGCCACCTTTTGTTGAGATTGCGTGTTGGAGAGATTGTTCCTCGTTATGGGAATGTTCTGGTTACACTACGGTGAAGACAGTTATCAAAATGTAGACGTGTTCCAACATTTGTTCTGTAGAAGTGAACAATTCTCCCCCTTATCACTTTTTACTGCTTTGCTTTTTTAAACAGGTTCTTTCTTTTCTCCGGGGTTTTTTAACGGTTGCAGTTTgacaggcagtgtgtgtgtgtgtgtgtgtgtgtgtgtgtgtgtgtgtgtgtgtgtgtgtgtgtgtgtgtgtgtgtgtgtgtgtgtgtgtgtgtgtggatgggaaTAACACACAAAGAGACTCAGTGTAGTTTTGATGAGAAGCacgcatatatatgtgtgtgtgtgtgtgtgtgtgtgtgtgtgtgtgtgtgtgtgtgtgtgtgtgtgtgtgagagagagagagagagagagagagagtgtgtgggtgtgtttggtaTGTGTTTACAGTTAAACATTTATATCCTGTTGAAGTCTTTCTAAACATCTTATCAAACTTGATGGCAATGCTTTTCCAATCTGTCATTGGAATTCTGATCATTTTAACTCTTAAATGTTCCTGTGTCTGATTGGTTTGGTTTGTAGTGTGAAATATGCCTTTTCCTCCAACcggtgtgtcggtgtgtgtgtgtgtgtgtcggtgtgttcATGACGTTTAAGTAACTACCTGTGCAAGCTTTGTTTTCGCTGGGGGACAAATCACTCATATTGTTTCCTATGAAATATGAATGTGTGGGTATAAGAGAATCGCAGGGCTTGTCCGGCCTCGTTGGGCGTGTCCAGCCTCGTTGGGCGTGTCCGGCCTCGTTGGGCGTGTCCCTACCACGGCAGAACCAGCCGATGGCGCCAAATCTGATTTGGGTTGGGTGCAATAGGGTTGCTACGGCAACGGGTTCTTAAGCGTCTGGTGCGTGTGTAGGCCGTGATGTCATCAAGCCGCGGCGACGGCTAACTGGACGCCGGTCCCCCTCACCGCCCACCGCCACAGACATCAACCTTTTGCCAAATTTCTATGTGACTTTCTGATAATCAGCAGAACGATTGTCTCGTTGTGTAAATATCGGTGGGCTTTTTAAGGACACGTTTGGGGGTTTGGTTCGCTCCTGTAAAGGATCCTCACATCACCTCTGAACGGGATGTGGGTTATAAACGCTTATGAGTTTGAGAAAATGTCTTCATCAGATAAATGTACAAGCTCAGATTtcgctgctctctctctccctctttctctctgtctctgtatccctctctctctctatctatatctctctgtctctctcttatctgtctcttctctctctctgtttttcttcaCCTTTTATACTCTGTACACTCTTATTCAGATTTACAGTAAATATTCAGTTTGCTTATGCCTGCTTATGTCTCACtcagtttttttgtgtgtgtgtgtgtgtgtgtgtgtgtgtgtgtgtgtgtgtgagagagagagagagagagagagagagagagagagactaagagAGTTATTTTTATCTGACATGGTGAAGTATTATTGAGATGAAAAGCTTTTTCTTTATTTGAGTTGGTGAAGTATTATTGAGATGGAGCGTTTTTAGAGAAACCACAGAATGTTTACTCCAAGTCACACACTAATGCTattgtgtttgtgactgtggtccttgtttgtgtatatgtgtgtgtgtgtgtgtgtgtgtgtgtgtgtgtgtgtgtgtgtgtgtgtgtgtgtgtgtgtgctcacccaGCTGTGCAGATTTGCTCAATGTCCCCTTGTTTCTATGCGTACTCCACTTCATCTGTgccaagatacacacacacacacacacacacacacacacacacacacacacacacacacacacacacacacacacacacacacacacactcaccctctccccccactttctactgcagtgtgtgtttgttgcttTGTGCAGTGCAACAGGGTATATACATGGgtccctgttgtgtgtgtgtgtgtgtgtgtgtgtgtgtgtgtgtgtgtgtgtgtgtgtgtgtgtgtgtgtgtgtgtgtgtgtgtgtgtgtgtgtgtgtgtgtgtgtgtgtgtgtgtgtaataaggcATGGGTTGACATGGTTTGAAATTAGCATTGAGATTAAAAGTGGAGATCTGTGTGGACACAGGGAGGATATATTAGgtaaggggttaggggttagaggtTAGAGGTTAGAGGGCATGGCATGAAGAGGTTAAGGACTAAACCACTGGTGTTCCAGAATGTTTGTCCTAGAATCAGGACAAAAACATGAACCACCAAAGCACAACAAAGACACAAACCTGAGAGAATGAAGACAAAACAGACACTGCGTCTTTAAGATCTACcccaggagagtgtgtgtgtgtgtatgtgtgtgtgtgtgtatgtgtgtggacagTGGGTCTGTTTATTGTCTGGGAAACAACAGGGTGAGTGAGAACATTAAAAGAGAAGTGTGAGACTAACTTTAGCACCACatcacagacaccgagcagaaACCCTTCAGATCGACaccctcctctacacacacacatacgcacacacacatgggtaAGTTCTCCTGAACTCAGACATGCTCATTACTTATGTTTGTCTTTATCTGGATACTGGACTGGACATTATTTTAGCTTTAATGTCAGGTGTTTATGTACTGATtgatgttttaacatgtttgtgtaGAATAGTCAGCACAGAACAGTCCAGGAACTGATGACCTGAGGACAACTGAGAATTAAAGACATGTTTTGTGGGGGTAGTGTATTAgagcagacatgtgtgtgtgttatgttttGTGGGGGTAGTGTATTAgagcagacatgtgtgtgtgtatgtgtgtgtgtgtgtacatgtgtgtgtgtgttatgttttGTGGGGGTAGTGTATTGtagcagacatgtgtgtgtgtgttatgttttGTGGGGGTAGTGTATTAGAGCAGACATGTTGAGTGGATTTGTGTGTCATGGGCCAAGTGTAttttgtatgtatgcatgtatgtatgtgtgggtgtgtgttattGGAGTGGGTAATGTGTGGGTAACacacattctgtgtgtgtgtgtgtgtgtgtgatcaggtgTGTTTGGTCGGTGTGTTGTTGGGCAGTTGGAGTGCTTCGTTTGTTATAGGgcagatgggtgtgtgtgttttagagaaGGTGTTTTTGTGCTAAGACAGGTGTGTTGggtacatgtgtgtctgtgtgtgtgcaagtgtgttaTCTGTATGTTATTTTCATCTTTCAtccaccctgtgtgtgtgtgtgtgtgtgtgtgtgtgtgtatgtgtatgtgtgtttattttagagAAGGTGTGTTCAGTTCATACATACAAGTGTGTTGGGTAaacgtgtgtctgtgttagtgcaagtatattatctgtatgttatatttatttttcatccaccctgtgtgtgtgtatttgtgtgtgtgtgtgtgttgtgtgtgtgtattggctGTCCTGTCTCCTTTTCCCTATCCTGAGACTTGTGGCAGCTGTATTTACTATTCATTTACATATAAT
This region includes:
- the nlgn3b gene encoding neuroligin-3b, whose product is MWHTQATGHPWHTHLLWRPLTFALCRLCVWLLWSVSTATALTYQPTVNTALGRLRGMRLAVPAEGLGPVDQYLGVPYAAPPIGDKRFTPPDAPPAWSGVRNATRFPPVCPQNIRNAVPDIMMPIWATYNLDTVATYLQEQSEDCLYLNIYVPTQSGTKRTGDDSADDGLRETRDDPWPVMLFIHGGSYMEGTGNIMDGSVLASYGNVIVITLNYRVGVLGFLSTGDQAAKGNYGLLDQIQALRWINKNIGYFGGDPGRVTVFGSGIGASCVSLLTLSHHSEGKEFPPHDSQRHQDASTSREGRRGCTSLDVSGVCVCVCVCVCVCVCVCVCVCLCVCVCVCVCVCVCVCVCVQDLVLCMQKRTYRELVEQDIQPARFHVAFGPVIDGDLIPDDPEVLMEQGEFLNYDIMLGVNQGEGLRFVEGVVEPEEGGVSGSDFDFAVSDFVDGLYGYPEGKDTLRETIKFMYTDWADRDNPETRRKTLVAMFTDHQWVEPAMVTADLHARYGSPTFFYAFYHHCQSAMKPAWADSAHGDEIPYVFGVPLIGPTELFPCNFSRNDIMLSAVVMTYWTNFAKTGDPNKPVPQDTKFIHTKANRFEEVSWSKYSPHDQLYLHIGLKPRVRDHYRATKVAFWKHLVPHLYNLHDIFQYTSTTTRVPPSHTTSSPRGATARPARTPGKRPPQSTAHSGPLVVANPRDYSTELSVTIAVGASLLFLNVLAFAALYYRKDKRSRQDTPPQPAPQRQAPPNDLSYTPTSAGGGEKDEGSLCDPLRLTPASSPRDYTLTLRRSPDDIPLMTPNSISMTPSSVAMTPNSVTMTPNTITMSPSSLMGYPSMHPYNTFTHGYNHTGLPHSHSTTRV